The following coding sequences are from one bacterium window:
- the rpsG gene encoding 30S ribosomal protein S7, with the protein MSRRGAIPKREILPDPLYNSQLVTKFVSVLMKDGKKSTAERLLYKALETIRERTDDDPMKVFKKAIENVKPAVEVKSRRVGGSTYQVPIEVRPNRRLALSLRWLLKSAASRGEKTMDMRLAGEFMDAAENRGAAMKKKDDTHRMAEANKAFAHYRW; encoded by the coding sequence ATGTCGAGACGTGGCGCAATTCCCAAGCGAGAGATCCTGCCGGATCCTCTGTACAACTCGCAGCTTGTGACGAAGTTCGTCAGCGTGCTCATGAAAGACGGCAAGAAGAGCACGGCCGAGCGGTTGCTCTACAAGGCCCTGGAGACGATTCGCGAACGAACGGACGATGATCCAATGAAGGTCTTCAAGAAGGCGATCGAGAACGTCAAGCCCGCGGTCGAGGTGAAGTCCCGGCGGGTCGGCGGTTCGACCTATCAGGTGCCGATCGAAGTTCGCCCGAACCGGCGGCTGGCCCTTTCGTTGCGCTGGTTGCTGAAGAGTGCCGCGAGCCGAGGCGAGAAGACCATGGACATGCGCCTGGCGGGCGAGTTCATGGACGCTGCCGAGAACCGTGGCGCGGCAATGAAGAAGAAGGACGACACGCACAGGATGGCGGAGGCCAACAAGGCGTTCGCGCACTATCGCTGGTAA
- a CDS encoding 30S ribosomal protein S12, whose product MPTIYQLVRKGREKQVAKTKSPALQRSPQKRGVCVRVYTQTPKKPNSALRKVARVRLTNGIEVTTYIPGVGHNLQEHSIVLIRGGRVKDLPGVRYHVVRGTLDAVGVDDRRQSRSKYGAKRPKA is encoded by the coding sequence ATGCCAACGATTTATCAGCTCGTGCGCAAGGGGCGCGAAAAGCAGGTCGCGAAGACCAAGAGTCCGGCTCTGCAGCGCTCGCCGCAGAAACGCGGCGTCTGTGTTCGCGTCTACACCCAGACTCCCAAGAAGCCGAATTCGGCGCTGCGCAAGGTGGCGCGCGTGCGGCTCACGAATGGGATCGAGGTGACGACCTACATCCCGGGTGTCGGGCACAATCTGCAGGAGCATTCGATCGTCTTGATTCGCGGTGGTCGCGTAAAGGACCTCCCCGGCGTTCGCTATCACGTCGTGCGCGGCACGCTCGACGCGGTCGGAGTCGACGATCGACGCCAAAGCCGTTCGAAGTACGGCGCCAAGCGACCGAAGGCCTAA